A single genomic interval of Megalobrama amblycephala isolate DHTTF-2021 linkage group LG15, ASM1881202v1, whole genome shotgun sequence harbors:
- the LOC125247934 gene encoding N-acylneuraminate cytidylyltransferase B-like isoform X1, protein MLLNLYQTNNIRNKLNYSHKGVSNPLPLLCSLTAAMESNRCSQVSSCCSSSGHPHRAALILARGGSKGIPLKNIKNLAGVPLIGWVLRAALDSGVADSVWVSTDHDEIERVAKVWGAKVHRRSPEVSKDSSSSLETIQEFIRLRPEVDIVCHIQATSPCLHPHHIREALQMITEQGCDYVFSVVRRHQFRWEEVNEKGSKNPTPLNIDVAHRPRRQDWCGELYENGSFYFYTRKALENGLEQLDKVAYYEMLPEHSVDIDVDIDWPVAEQRVLRFGYFGQEEKAAIRLFLCNVSGCLTNCQIYTSVSGEDLVAINARDVAGIQMLQREDIEVILISSVNEPLSRGLLEKVAQQARCGLRIGEQQKGLEVERLMREKNLRWDEVAFMGSEAEDVDVLSQVGLNGVPCDAPVADLIAAKYICQRPSGHGAIREFAEYILTLEKKSTSQGDVFISVSSRTVLCIRSFPITTHFC, encoded by the exons ATGCTTTTAAATCTATATCAAACTAATAATataaggaataaattaaattattctcATAAAGGTGTGTCCAATCCGCTTCCTCTTCTCTGTTCCCTCACTGCGGCGATGGAGAGCAACAGGTGCTCACAGGTGAGTTCGTGTTGTTCGTCCTCTGGACACCCTCACCGGGCGGCTCTGATTCTGGCCCGGGGTGGCAGTAAAGGAATCCCTTTGAAGAACATCAAGAATCTGGCCGGTGTTCCTCTCATCGGATGGGTCCTGAGAGCTGCTTTGGATTCAGGAGTCGCTGACAG CGTGTGGGTTTCCACGGATCACGATGAAATTGAGCGGGTCGCAAAAGTCTGGGGCGCGAAAGTTCATCGCCGCAGTCCTGAAGTTTCCAAAGATTCTTCCAGCTCTCTGGAGACTATCCAGGAGTTCATCCGACTGAGACCCG aggtggacatcgtctgtCATATTCAGGCTACGTCTCCATGCCTGCACCCTCATCACATCAGAGAAGCCCTGCAGATGATCACCGAACAGGGTTGTGACTACGTGTTTTCAGTGGTGCGCAGACACCAGTTTCGGTGGGAGGAGGTGAACGAGAAAG GGAGTAAGAATCCGACTCCTCTGAACATCGATGTGGCGCACAGACCTCGACGCCAAGACTGGTGTGGGGAACTCTATGAAAATGGCTCTTTCTATTTTTATACGAGAAAAGCCCTGGAAAACGGCCTTGAACAG ttggacAAGGTCGCTTACTATGAGATGCTGCCTGAGCACAGCGTTGATATCGACGTGGACATCGACTGGCCTGTCGCTGAGCAGAGGGTTCTGAG GTTTGGCTACTTCGGCCAAGAGGAGAAAGCGGCGATCAGGCTGTTTCTGTGTAATGTGTCTGGCTGTTTGACGAATTGTCAGATTTACACATCGGTTTCTGGAGAGGACCTTGTGGCCATCAATGCTCGAGACGTGGCAGGCATACAGATGCTGCAGAGAGAAGATATAGAG GTGATCCTCATATCCAGCGTGAATGAGCCACTGTCCAGGGGTCTCCTGGAGAAAGTGGCCCAGCAGGCCAGATGTGGCCTCAGGATTGGAGAGCAGCAGAAAGGGCTTGAGGTGGAGCGGCtgatgagagagaaaaatctGCGGTGGGACGAGGTGGCCTTCATGG GTTCAGAAGCTGAAGATGTAGATGTCCTGTCTCAGGTGGGGCTGAACGGCGTCCCATGTGACGCACCTGTGGCTGATCTCATTGCAGCTAAATACATCTGCCAGAGACCCAGTGGCCACGGAGCCATTCGGGAGTTTGCCGAGTACATTCTGACGCTGGAGAAAAAGAGCACGTCACAG GGAGATGTCTTCATATCAGTGTCATCAAGGACAGTGTTGTGCATCAGGAGTTTTCCAATAACTACACATTTTTGCTAG
- the LOC125247934 gene encoding N-acylneuraminate cytidylyltransferase B-like isoform X2: MLLNLYQTNNIRNKLNYSHKGVSNPLPLLCSLTAAMESNRCSQVSSCCSSSGHPHRAALILARGGSKGIPLKNIKNLAGVPLIGWVLRAALDSGVADSVWVSTDHDEIERVAKVWGAKVHRRSPEVSKDSSSSLETIQEFIRLRPEVDIVCHIQATSPCLHPHHIREALQMITEQGCDYVFSVVRRHQFRWEEVNEKGSKNPTPLNIDVAHRPRRQDWCGELYENGSFYFYTRKALENGLEQLDKVAYYEMLPEHSVDIDVDIDWPVAEQRVLRFGYFGQEEKAAIRLFLCNVSGCLTNCQIYTSVSGEDLVAINARDVAGIQMLQREDIEVILISSVNEPLSRGLLEKVAQQARCGLRIGEQQKGLEVERLMREKNLRWDEVAFMGSEAEDVDVLSQVGLNGVPCDAPVADLIAAKYICQRPSGHGAIREFAEYILTLEKKSTSQVHQNRIDRAHF, from the exons ATGCTTTTAAATCTATATCAAACTAATAATataaggaataaattaaattattctcATAAAGGTGTGTCCAATCCGCTTCCTCTTCTCTGTTCCCTCACTGCGGCGATGGAGAGCAACAGGTGCTCACAGGTGAGTTCGTGTTGTTCGTCCTCTGGACACCCTCACCGGGCGGCTCTGATTCTGGCCCGGGGTGGCAGTAAAGGAATCCCTTTGAAGAACATCAAGAATCTGGCCGGTGTTCCTCTCATCGGATGGGTCCTGAGAGCTGCTTTGGATTCAGGAGTCGCTGACAG CGTGTGGGTTTCCACGGATCACGATGAAATTGAGCGGGTCGCAAAAGTCTGGGGCGCGAAAGTTCATCGCCGCAGTCCTGAAGTTTCCAAAGATTCTTCCAGCTCTCTGGAGACTATCCAGGAGTTCATCCGACTGAGACCCG aggtggacatcgtctgtCATATTCAGGCTACGTCTCCATGCCTGCACCCTCATCACATCAGAGAAGCCCTGCAGATGATCACCGAACAGGGTTGTGACTACGTGTTTTCAGTGGTGCGCAGACACCAGTTTCGGTGGGAGGAGGTGAACGAGAAAG GGAGTAAGAATCCGACTCCTCTGAACATCGATGTGGCGCACAGACCTCGACGCCAAGACTGGTGTGGGGAACTCTATGAAAATGGCTCTTTCTATTTTTATACGAGAAAAGCCCTGGAAAACGGCCTTGAACAG ttggacAAGGTCGCTTACTATGAGATGCTGCCTGAGCACAGCGTTGATATCGACGTGGACATCGACTGGCCTGTCGCTGAGCAGAGGGTTCTGAG GTTTGGCTACTTCGGCCAAGAGGAGAAAGCGGCGATCAGGCTGTTTCTGTGTAATGTGTCTGGCTGTTTGACGAATTGTCAGATTTACACATCGGTTTCTGGAGAGGACCTTGTGGCCATCAATGCTCGAGACGTGGCAGGCATACAGATGCTGCAGAGAGAAGATATAGAG GTGATCCTCATATCCAGCGTGAATGAGCCACTGTCCAGGGGTCTCCTGGAGAAAGTGGCCCAGCAGGCCAGATGTGGCCTCAGGATTGGAGAGCAGCAGAAAGGGCTTGAGGTGGAGCGGCtgatgagagagaaaaatctGCGGTGGGACGAGGTGGCCTTCATGG GTTCAGAAGCTGAAGATGTAGATGTCCTGTCTCAGGTGGGGCTGAACGGCGTCCCATGTGACGCACCTGTGGCTGATCTCATTGCAGCTAAATACATCTGCCAGAGACCCAGTGGCCACGGAGCCATTCGGGAGTTTGCCGAGTACATTCTGACGCTGGAGAAAAAGAGCACGTCACAGGTGCACCAGAATCGCATTGACAGGGCTCATTTTTAG